One Tenebrio molitor chromosome 2, icTenMoli1.1, whole genome shotgun sequence genomic region harbors:
- the YME1L gene encoding ATP-dependent zinc metalloprotease YME1L, which yields MFSLQNQNQAIVTLSQISAIITPRQNAYLNKKALRHKEQQSQIMCKDSFLEALKNCDFSFSKHLNPKQLTENSFLNNFKVSYVSQDSFFENKHGFSENDIKNAVPTLIVRNKKNIYIPQNFYQKLVYGLRHENAFTFDIQVRGFKTDRSVKAEMQRNPGLGARIKHALGLTSTENLDAKLARDMSLGNEKMKQLLTTEGNTMSDAEKQRIKVAFAEGYLLANSPGGRTGKAARYFKVFQQVLTIVIFLAIVISLMVSTTGSIFRIQLGNQVEVDPEEIHVTFDDVKGADEAKQELKDVVEFLKNPDKFSNLGGKLPKGVLLVGPPGTGKTLLARAVAGEAGVPFFHAAGPEFDEILVGQGARRVRDLFKSAKEKAPCVIFIDEIDSVGAKRTNSVLHPYANQTINQLLSEMDGFHQNEGVIVLGATNRRDDLDQALLRPGRFDVEVTVPTPDYTGRKEILGLYLGKVLAKEVDLELLARGTTGFTGADLENMVNQAALKAAIDGADCVSMKYLESARDKVLMGPERKSRIPDEEANLITAYHEGGHAVVAFYTRDSHPLHKVTIIPRGPSLGHTAYIPEKERYHVTKSQLLATMDVMMGGRAAEELIFGNEKITSGASSDLKQATSIATHMVKDWGMSEKIGLRTMTESSKPFQGDSLGPSTNELVDNEIRRILSESYDRAKHILKAHAKEHKALAEALMKYETLDAEDIKAIMTEKGPHVEKS from the exons ATGTTTTCACTCCAAAACCAAAATCAG GCAATCGTCACCCTCTCGCAGATCTCTGCTATAATAACGCCCCGCCAGAATGCTTACTTGAACAAAAAGGCCCTCCGACACAAAGAACAACAATCGCAAATCATGTGCAAGGACAGTTTCCTGGAAGCTTTGAAGAACTGCGACTTTTCATTCAGCAAACACTTGAACCCCAAACAGCTGACAGAAAACAGTTTCCTCAACAACTTCAAAGTGTCGTACGTGTCGCAGGACAGTTTTTTCGAGAACAAACACGGATTTTCGGAGAACGACATCAAAAACGCCGTCCCCACGCTGATCGTGCGGAACAAGAAGAACATCTACATCCCCCAGAACTTCTACCAGAAACTGGTGTATGGCTTGAGACACGAGAACGCCTTCACGTTCGACATCCAGGTGAGGGGCTTCAAGACTGACAGGAGCGTCAAGGCGGAAATGCAACGGAATCCGGGGCTGGGGGCGCGCATCAAGCACGCGTTGGGTCTGACGTCGACGGAGAATTTGGACGCGAAATTGGCCAGAGACATGTCTTTGGGGAACGAAAAAATGAAGCAGCTTCTCACAACCGAGGGAAACACTATGTCAGACGCGGAAAAACAAAGAATCAAAGTGGCCTTCGCCGAGGGCTACCTCTTGGCGAACAGCCCAGGGGGGCGGACCGGCAAAGCCGCTAGATACTTCAAAGTTTTCCAACAGGTCTTGACCATAGTTATTTTCCTCGCCATAGTTATTAGTTTGATGGTCAGCACGACTGGCTCCATTTTtag AATTCAATTAGGTAATCAAGTCGAAGTTGACCCTGAAGAGATACACGTGACCTTTGACGACGTGAAGGGGGCGGACGAGGCCAAGCAAGAACTGAAAGACGTTGTCGAGTTTCTGAAAAATCCCGACAAGTTTTCAAATCTCGGAGGAAAATTGCCTAAAGGCGTTCTCTTGGTGGGGCCACCAG GTACCGGAAAGACTCTGTTGGCTCGGGCTGTCGCCGGGGAGGCGGGGGTACCTTTCTTTCACGCAGCTGGTCCAGAATTCGACGAAATTTTAGTAGGACAGGGGGCCCGCCGGGTCCGCGATTTATTCA AATCCGCCAAGGAGAAAGCCCCCTGCGTCATTTTCATCGATGAGATCGATTCCGTGGGAGCCAAACGTACCAACAGCGTCTTGCATCCGTACGCCAATCAAACCATCAATCAGCTTCTCAGCGAAATGGATGGTTTCCATCAGAACGAGGGGGTCATAGTTTTGGGGGCGACGAATCGTCGGGACGACTTGGATCAAGCTCTGCTAAGGCCTGGAAGATTTGACGTGGAG GTTACGGTGCCGACGCCGGATTACACCGGAAGGAAAGAAATCTTGGGGCTCTATTTAGGTAAAGTACTTGCCAAGGAGGTCGACTTGGAGTTGTTGGCGCGGGGCACCACCGGCTTCACCGGCGCCGACCTGGAAAACATGGTCAATCAAGCGGCTCTCAA ggCCGCAATAGACGGCGCCGACTGCGTCAGCATGAAGTACCTGGAATCGGCCCGCGACAAAGTCTTGATGGGTCCGGAGCGCAAGTCCCGGATTCCCGATGAGGAGGCCAACCTGATCACGGCCTACCACGAGGGGGGCCACGCTGTCGTCGCTTTCTACACACGGGACAGTCACCCGTTGCACAAAGTCACGATAATACCGCGGGGCCCCAGCCTCGGCCACACCGCCTACATTCCCGAAAAAGAACGCTACCACGTGACCAAGTCTCAGCTCTTGGCCACGATGGACGTGATGATGGGAGGTCGGGCGGCCGAAGAGCTCATATTCGGGAACGAAAAGATCACCTCAG GGGCTAGTTCGGATCTGAAACAGGCGACTTCGATCGCGACGCACATGGTCAAGGACTGGGGCATGTCGGAGAAGATCGGGCTGAGGACCATGACGGAGAGCTCCAAGCCGTTCCAGGGCGACAGTCTCGGACCTTCCACCAACGAGTTGGTAGACAACGAGATCAGGAGGATCCTGTCGGAAAGCTACGACAGGGCCAAGCACATACTGAAGGCGCACGCCAAGGAGCACAAGGCCCTAGCGGAGGCGCTGATGAAGTACGAAACGCTGGACGCGGAAGACATCAAAGCCATAATGACAGAGAAAGGGCCCCACGTAGAGAAATCGTAG
- the Prp39 gene encoding pre-mRNA-processing factor 39 isoform X2 produces the protein MDSGDDSVNNENVRRTRSGKIVRTPAVKAPAKKTRKKVVLMEVEVSEEEEDAQQNNVQKDERPEESEENNVPASEENHESQQAEEMEVVEEIIEETTLEEDEVALSELINKDMDQMEENEKLVDDAMDAEFAEPLAEPTESVVDEVEEALDDVMNEQKNGVDVASDTEPEKEEEKQLSGEPDAENISEDELPTVQAVKVPETEEVSDEELPGPKRAELPADTEVVSEDELPTVKKEATKRKLAEGDYDPGSPTSEGEAPAKKASIESTSVKEEEKNVKPKKLPELDKYWKAVNDDPTDFTGWTYLLQYVDQENDMEAAREAYDAFLSHYPYCYGYWRKYADYEKRKGNKKKCEEVFERGLKAIPLSVDLWIHYLTYVKTSKPDDEEYIRSQFERAIAASGLEFRSDRLWDSYIKWETEAKRLQHVTSIYDRLFTTPTQGYTTHFENFQEHISSNPPNKVVEVDEFLALRKEVRHMLKHDSANETKPDNSDVPPGEDDSSKVISSDEETKAIRERIVSIRRKIHKNTVAAVTARWNFEEGIKRPYFHVKPLERCQLKNWQEYLDYEIEQGDQVRIVVLFERCLIACALYEEFWLKFVHYLENLKDPELQPKIRDVYERACTIHHLKKPSLHLQWAMFEESVQNFGRAAEILVNLEKSVPNVLQIAYRRINLERRRNDYERCAQLYEHYINNSKNKMISSNIAIKYSRFTLKILGNMEKALEVLRGAISKDPNNPRLYLQLIDLTLQQNDVTETVIVELIDSFLDKETADADQKVLFAQRKLEYLEDFGADIQSVQKAYEDYQKYIKQSKESGKKKESKNDATSAGKKDKTSNQQTSQSSSYGTYGNYGNSSAQGSYQYSGSQAGQYNYSYGQGDQYQYQGWQYPQGGYSGYNQWGSYGGGYSY, from the exons ATGGACAGCGGAGACGATTCAGTCAATAACGAAAACG TGAGAAGGACACGATCCGGTAAAATAGTAAGGACACCGGCGGTCAAAGCTCCGGCGAAGAAGACGCGGAAAAAGGTAGTCCTGATGGAAGTAGAAGTGtctgaagaagaagaagacgcCCAACAAAACAACGTACAGAAAGACGAAAGACCAGAAGAATCTGAAGAAAACAACGTTCCTGCAAGTGAAGAAAACCACGAGAGTCAGCAGGCCGAAGAAATGGAAGTTGTGGAAGAAATAATAGAGGAAACCACGCTAGAAGAAGACGAGGTCGCCTTGAGTGAATTAATCAACAAAGACATGGATCAAATGGAAGAAAACGAAAAACTGGTAGACGACGCGATGGACGCTGAGTTTGCGGAACCTCTCGCCGAACCAACAGAAAGTGTGGTAGATGAAGTAGAAGAAGCGCTCGACGACGTCATGAACGAGCAGAAGAACGGAGTGGACGTCGCTAGCGACACCGAGcctgaaaaagaagaagaaaagcaACTG AGCGGCGAGCCAGACGCCGAGAATATATCGGAAGACGAGCTACCCACAGTGCAAGCTGTCAAAGTACCTGAGACCGAGGAGGTGTCCGACGAGGAGCTCCCCGGTCCGAAGCGCGCCGAATTACCTGCGGACACAGAAGTCGTGTCAGAGGATGAGCTCCCGACCGTCAAGAAGGAAGCCACCAAGCGGAAACTCGCGGAAGGAGACTACGACCCGGGATCGCCGACATCCGAGGGCGAAGCACCCGCCAAGAAGGCGTCGATCGAGAGCACCTCAGTCAAAGAGGAAGAAAAGAATGTCAAGCCGAAAAAGCTTCCAGAGCTGGACAAGTACTGGAAGGCGGTCAACGACGATCCGACCGATTTCACTGGTTGGACGTATCTCTTGCAGTACGTGGATCAAGAG AACGACATGGAGGCCGCTCGCGAAGCGTACGACGCTTTCCTGTCCCACTATCCATACTGTTACGGTTACTGGAGAAAGTACGCCGACTACGAGAAGAGGAAAGGCAACAAGAAAAAGTGCGAGGAG GTATTCGAGAGAGGCTTGAAAGCGATTCCCCTGTCGGTCGACTTGTGGATCCACTACCTCACCTACGTGAAGACCTCCAAACCCGACGACGAGGAGTACATCAGGTCGCAGTTCGAGAGGGCCATCGCGGCGAGCGGGCTCGAGTTCCGGTCGGACAGGCTCTGGGACTCTTACATCAAGTGGGAAACGGAGGCGAAGAGGCTGCAGCACGTCACGTCGATCTACGACCGGCTCTTCACCACGCCGACCCAAGGCTACACCACGCACTTTGAAAA CTTCCAAGAGCACATCTCGTCCAATCCGCCCAACAAAGTGGTGGAGGTCGACGAGTTCTTGGCGCTGCGCAAGGAGGTCAGGCACATGTTGAAACACGACAGCGCCAACGAGACCAAACCGGACAACTCGGACGTGCCCCCCGGCGAGGACGACTCGAGCAAGGTGATCAGTTCGGACGAAGAGACCAAAGCCATCAGGGAGAGGATAGTCTCGATAAGGAGGAAGATACATAAGAACACGGTGGCGGCGGTGACGGCGCGCTGGAACTTCGAAGAAGGG ATCAAGAGGCCGTACTTCCACGTCAAGCCGCTGGAGAGGTGCCAGCTCAAGAACTGGCAGGAGTACCTCGACTACGAGATCGAGCAAGGCGACCAAGTCAGGATAGTTGTCCTGTTCGAGCGCTGTCTGATCGCGTGCGCCCTCTACGAAGAGTTCTGGTTGAAG TTTGTCCACTACTTGGAGAACCTGAAGGACCCCGAGCTGCAACCGAAGATCCGGGACGTGTACGAGAGGGCGTGCACCATCCACCATTTGAAGAAACCTAGTCTGCACCTGCAATGGGCCATGTTCGAGGAGAGCGTCCAGAACTTCGGGCGCGCCGCCGAGATCCTGGTGAACCTGGAAAAGTCGGTCCCCAACGTCTTGCAGATAGCCTACAGAAGGATAAATCTGGAGAGGCGCAGGAACGACTACGAACGATGCGCACAACTGTACGAACACTACATCAACAAttcgaaaaacaaaatgatctCGAGCAACATCGCCATAAAATATTCGAGGTTCACATTGAAAATCCTCGGGAACATGGAGAAGGCGTTGGAGGTGCTCAGAGGGGCCATCTCCAAGGACCCGAACAATCCGCGGCTCTACCTCCAGCTGATCGACCTGACGCTGCAGCAGAACGACGTCACGGAAACCGTCATAGTCGAGTTGATCGACTCGTTCCTGGATAAAGAGACAGCGGACGCGGACCAGAAGGTGCTGTTCGCCCAGAGAAAACTGGAGTATCTGGAGGACTTCGGCGCGGACATACAGTCGGTGCAGAAGGCGTACGAAGACTATCAGAAGTACATCAAGCAGAGCAAAGAGAGCGGCAAGAAGAAGGAATCCAAAAA CGATGCCACGTCTGCGGGCAAAAAAGACAAAACATCGAATCAGCAAACGTCACAGTCGAGTTCGTATGGGACTTACGGTAATTATGGAAATTCGTCTGCACAAGGGTCATATCAATATTCAGGTTCTCAAGCAGGACAGTACAATTATTCGTACGGGCAGGGAGACCAATATCAGTACCAGGGTTGGCAGTATCCGCAGGGAGGCTATAGCGGGTACAACCAGTGGGGTTCGTACGGAGGGGGTTACAGCTATtag
- the Prp39 gene encoding pre-mRNA-processing factor 39 isoform X1: MDSGDDSVNNENVRRTRSGKIVRTPAVKAPAKKTRKKVVLMEVEVSEEEEDAQQNNVQKDERPEESEENNVPASEENHESQQAEEMEVVEEIIEETTLEEDEVALSELINKDMDQMEENEKLVDDAMDAEFAEPLAEPTESVVDEVEEALDDVMNEQKNGVDVASDTEPEKEEEKQLQSGEPDAENISEDELPTVQAVKVPETEEVSDEELPGPKRAELPADTEVVSEDELPTVKKEATKRKLAEGDYDPGSPTSEGEAPAKKASIESTSVKEEEKNVKPKKLPELDKYWKAVNDDPTDFTGWTYLLQYVDQENDMEAAREAYDAFLSHYPYCYGYWRKYADYEKRKGNKKKCEEVFERGLKAIPLSVDLWIHYLTYVKTSKPDDEEYIRSQFERAIAASGLEFRSDRLWDSYIKWETEAKRLQHVTSIYDRLFTTPTQGYTTHFENFQEHISSNPPNKVVEVDEFLALRKEVRHMLKHDSANETKPDNSDVPPGEDDSSKVISSDEETKAIRERIVSIRRKIHKNTVAAVTARWNFEEGIKRPYFHVKPLERCQLKNWQEYLDYEIEQGDQVRIVVLFERCLIACALYEEFWLKFVHYLENLKDPELQPKIRDVYERACTIHHLKKPSLHLQWAMFEESVQNFGRAAEILVNLEKSVPNVLQIAYRRINLERRRNDYERCAQLYEHYINNSKNKMISSNIAIKYSRFTLKILGNMEKALEVLRGAISKDPNNPRLYLQLIDLTLQQNDVTETVIVELIDSFLDKETADADQKVLFAQRKLEYLEDFGADIQSVQKAYEDYQKYIKQSKESGKKKESKNDATSAGKKDKTSNQQTSQSSSYGTYGNYGNSSAQGSYQYSGSQAGQYNYSYGQGDQYQYQGWQYPQGGYSGYNQWGSYGGGYSY; this comes from the exons ATGGACAGCGGAGACGATTCAGTCAATAACGAAAACG TGAGAAGGACACGATCCGGTAAAATAGTAAGGACACCGGCGGTCAAAGCTCCGGCGAAGAAGACGCGGAAAAAGGTAGTCCTGATGGAAGTAGAAGTGtctgaagaagaagaagacgcCCAACAAAACAACGTACAGAAAGACGAAAGACCAGAAGAATCTGAAGAAAACAACGTTCCTGCAAGTGAAGAAAACCACGAGAGTCAGCAGGCCGAAGAAATGGAAGTTGTGGAAGAAATAATAGAGGAAACCACGCTAGAAGAAGACGAGGTCGCCTTGAGTGAATTAATCAACAAAGACATGGATCAAATGGAAGAAAACGAAAAACTGGTAGACGACGCGATGGACGCTGAGTTTGCGGAACCTCTCGCCGAACCAACAGAAAGTGTGGTAGATGAAGTAGAAGAAGCGCTCGACGACGTCATGAACGAGCAGAAGAACGGAGTGGACGTCGCTAGCGACACCGAGcctgaaaaagaagaagaaaagcaACTG cAGAGCGGCGAGCCAGACGCCGAGAATATATCGGAAGACGAGCTACCCACAGTGCAAGCTGTCAAAGTACCTGAGACCGAGGAGGTGTCCGACGAGGAGCTCCCCGGTCCGAAGCGCGCCGAATTACCTGCGGACACAGAAGTCGTGTCAGAGGATGAGCTCCCGACCGTCAAGAAGGAAGCCACCAAGCGGAAACTCGCGGAAGGAGACTACGACCCGGGATCGCCGACATCCGAGGGCGAAGCACCCGCCAAGAAGGCGTCGATCGAGAGCACCTCAGTCAAAGAGGAAGAAAAGAATGTCAAGCCGAAAAAGCTTCCAGAGCTGGACAAGTACTGGAAGGCGGTCAACGACGATCCGACCGATTTCACTGGTTGGACGTATCTCTTGCAGTACGTGGATCAAGAG AACGACATGGAGGCCGCTCGCGAAGCGTACGACGCTTTCCTGTCCCACTATCCATACTGTTACGGTTACTGGAGAAAGTACGCCGACTACGAGAAGAGGAAAGGCAACAAGAAAAAGTGCGAGGAG GTATTCGAGAGAGGCTTGAAAGCGATTCCCCTGTCGGTCGACTTGTGGATCCACTACCTCACCTACGTGAAGACCTCCAAACCCGACGACGAGGAGTACATCAGGTCGCAGTTCGAGAGGGCCATCGCGGCGAGCGGGCTCGAGTTCCGGTCGGACAGGCTCTGGGACTCTTACATCAAGTGGGAAACGGAGGCGAAGAGGCTGCAGCACGTCACGTCGATCTACGACCGGCTCTTCACCACGCCGACCCAAGGCTACACCACGCACTTTGAAAA CTTCCAAGAGCACATCTCGTCCAATCCGCCCAACAAAGTGGTGGAGGTCGACGAGTTCTTGGCGCTGCGCAAGGAGGTCAGGCACATGTTGAAACACGACAGCGCCAACGAGACCAAACCGGACAACTCGGACGTGCCCCCCGGCGAGGACGACTCGAGCAAGGTGATCAGTTCGGACGAAGAGACCAAAGCCATCAGGGAGAGGATAGTCTCGATAAGGAGGAAGATACATAAGAACACGGTGGCGGCGGTGACGGCGCGCTGGAACTTCGAAGAAGGG ATCAAGAGGCCGTACTTCCACGTCAAGCCGCTGGAGAGGTGCCAGCTCAAGAACTGGCAGGAGTACCTCGACTACGAGATCGAGCAAGGCGACCAAGTCAGGATAGTTGTCCTGTTCGAGCGCTGTCTGATCGCGTGCGCCCTCTACGAAGAGTTCTGGTTGAAG TTTGTCCACTACTTGGAGAACCTGAAGGACCCCGAGCTGCAACCGAAGATCCGGGACGTGTACGAGAGGGCGTGCACCATCCACCATTTGAAGAAACCTAGTCTGCACCTGCAATGGGCCATGTTCGAGGAGAGCGTCCAGAACTTCGGGCGCGCCGCCGAGATCCTGGTGAACCTGGAAAAGTCGGTCCCCAACGTCTTGCAGATAGCCTACAGAAGGATAAATCTGGAGAGGCGCAGGAACGACTACGAACGATGCGCACAACTGTACGAACACTACATCAACAAttcgaaaaacaaaatgatctCGAGCAACATCGCCATAAAATATTCGAGGTTCACATTGAAAATCCTCGGGAACATGGAGAAGGCGTTGGAGGTGCTCAGAGGGGCCATCTCCAAGGACCCGAACAATCCGCGGCTCTACCTCCAGCTGATCGACCTGACGCTGCAGCAGAACGACGTCACGGAAACCGTCATAGTCGAGTTGATCGACTCGTTCCTGGATAAAGAGACAGCGGACGCGGACCAGAAGGTGCTGTTCGCCCAGAGAAAACTGGAGTATCTGGAGGACTTCGGCGCGGACATACAGTCGGTGCAGAAGGCGTACGAAGACTATCAGAAGTACATCAAGCAGAGCAAAGAGAGCGGCAAGAAGAAGGAATCCAAAAA CGATGCCACGTCTGCGGGCAAAAAAGACAAAACATCGAATCAGCAAACGTCACAGTCGAGTTCGTATGGGACTTACGGTAATTATGGAAATTCGTCTGCACAAGGGTCATATCAATATTCAGGTTCTCAAGCAGGACAGTACAATTATTCGTACGGGCAGGGAGACCAATATCAGTACCAGGGTTGGCAGTATCCGCAGGGAGGCTATAGCGGGTACAACCAGTGGGGTTCGTACGGAGGGGGTTACAGCTATtag
- the Prp39 gene encoding pre-mRNA-processing factor 39 isoform X3, giving the protein MDSGDDSVNNENVRRTRSGKIVRTPAVKAPAKKTRKKVVLMEVEVSEEEEDAQQNNVQKDERPEESEENNVPASEENHESQQAEEMEVVEEIIEETTLEEDEVALSELINKDMDQMEENEKLVDDAMDAEFAEPLAEPTESVVDEVEEALDDVMNEQKNGVDVASDTEPEKEEEKQLQSGEPDAENISEDELPTVQAVKVPETEEVSDEELPGPKRAELPADTEVVSEDELPTVKKEATKRKLAEGDYDPGSPTSEGEAPAKKASIESTSVKEEEKNVKPKKLPELDKYWKAVNDDPTDFTGWTYLLQYVDQENDMEAAREAYDAFLSHYPYCYGYWRKYADYEKRKGNKKKCEEVFERGLKAIPLSVDLWIHYLTYVKTSKPDDEEYIRSQFERAIAASGLEFRSDRLWDSYIKWETEAKRLQHVTSIYDRLFTTPTQGYTTHFENFQEHISSNPPNKVVEVDEFLALRKEVRHMLKHDSANETKPDNSDVPPGEDDSSKVISSDEETKAIRERIVSIRRKIHKNTVAAVTARWNFEEGIKRPYFHVKPLERCQLKNWQEYLDYEIEQGDQVRIVVLFERCLIACALYEEFWLKFVHYLENLKDPELQPKIRDVYERACTIHHLKKPSLHLQWAMFEESVQNFGRAAEILVNLEKSVPNVLQIAYRRINLERRRNDYERCAQLYEHYINNSKNKMISSNIAIKYSRFTLKILGNMEKALEVLRGAISKDPNNPRLYLQLIDLTLQQNDVTETVIVELIDSFLDKETADADQKVLFAQRKLEYLEDFGADIQSVQKAYEDYQKYIKQSKESGKKKESKNDATSAGKKDKTSNQQTSQSSSYGTYGQYNYSYGQGDQYQYQGWQYPQGGYSGYNQWGSYGGGYSY; this is encoded by the exons ATGGACAGCGGAGACGATTCAGTCAATAACGAAAACG TGAGAAGGACACGATCCGGTAAAATAGTAAGGACACCGGCGGTCAAAGCTCCGGCGAAGAAGACGCGGAAAAAGGTAGTCCTGATGGAAGTAGAAGTGtctgaagaagaagaagacgcCCAACAAAACAACGTACAGAAAGACGAAAGACCAGAAGAATCTGAAGAAAACAACGTTCCTGCAAGTGAAGAAAACCACGAGAGTCAGCAGGCCGAAGAAATGGAAGTTGTGGAAGAAATAATAGAGGAAACCACGCTAGAAGAAGACGAGGTCGCCTTGAGTGAATTAATCAACAAAGACATGGATCAAATGGAAGAAAACGAAAAACTGGTAGACGACGCGATGGACGCTGAGTTTGCGGAACCTCTCGCCGAACCAACAGAAAGTGTGGTAGATGAAGTAGAAGAAGCGCTCGACGACGTCATGAACGAGCAGAAGAACGGAGTGGACGTCGCTAGCGACACCGAGcctgaaaaagaagaagaaaagcaACTG cAGAGCGGCGAGCCAGACGCCGAGAATATATCGGAAGACGAGCTACCCACAGTGCAAGCTGTCAAAGTACCTGAGACCGAGGAGGTGTCCGACGAGGAGCTCCCCGGTCCGAAGCGCGCCGAATTACCTGCGGACACAGAAGTCGTGTCAGAGGATGAGCTCCCGACCGTCAAGAAGGAAGCCACCAAGCGGAAACTCGCGGAAGGAGACTACGACCCGGGATCGCCGACATCCGAGGGCGAAGCACCCGCCAAGAAGGCGTCGATCGAGAGCACCTCAGTCAAAGAGGAAGAAAAGAATGTCAAGCCGAAAAAGCTTCCAGAGCTGGACAAGTACTGGAAGGCGGTCAACGACGATCCGACCGATTTCACTGGTTGGACGTATCTCTTGCAGTACGTGGATCAAGAG AACGACATGGAGGCCGCTCGCGAAGCGTACGACGCTTTCCTGTCCCACTATCCATACTGTTACGGTTACTGGAGAAAGTACGCCGACTACGAGAAGAGGAAAGGCAACAAGAAAAAGTGCGAGGAG GTATTCGAGAGAGGCTTGAAAGCGATTCCCCTGTCGGTCGACTTGTGGATCCACTACCTCACCTACGTGAAGACCTCCAAACCCGACGACGAGGAGTACATCAGGTCGCAGTTCGAGAGGGCCATCGCGGCGAGCGGGCTCGAGTTCCGGTCGGACAGGCTCTGGGACTCTTACATCAAGTGGGAAACGGAGGCGAAGAGGCTGCAGCACGTCACGTCGATCTACGACCGGCTCTTCACCACGCCGACCCAAGGCTACACCACGCACTTTGAAAA CTTCCAAGAGCACATCTCGTCCAATCCGCCCAACAAAGTGGTGGAGGTCGACGAGTTCTTGGCGCTGCGCAAGGAGGTCAGGCACATGTTGAAACACGACAGCGCCAACGAGACCAAACCGGACAACTCGGACGTGCCCCCCGGCGAGGACGACTCGAGCAAGGTGATCAGTTCGGACGAAGAGACCAAAGCCATCAGGGAGAGGATAGTCTCGATAAGGAGGAAGATACATAAGAACACGGTGGCGGCGGTGACGGCGCGCTGGAACTTCGAAGAAGGG ATCAAGAGGCCGTACTTCCACGTCAAGCCGCTGGAGAGGTGCCAGCTCAAGAACTGGCAGGAGTACCTCGACTACGAGATCGAGCAAGGCGACCAAGTCAGGATAGTTGTCCTGTTCGAGCGCTGTCTGATCGCGTGCGCCCTCTACGAAGAGTTCTGGTTGAAG TTTGTCCACTACTTGGAGAACCTGAAGGACCCCGAGCTGCAACCGAAGATCCGGGACGTGTACGAGAGGGCGTGCACCATCCACCATTTGAAGAAACCTAGTCTGCACCTGCAATGGGCCATGTTCGAGGAGAGCGTCCAGAACTTCGGGCGCGCCGCCGAGATCCTGGTGAACCTGGAAAAGTCGGTCCCCAACGTCTTGCAGATAGCCTACAGAAGGATAAATCTGGAGAGGCGCAGGAACGACTACGAACGATGCGCACAACTGTACGAACACTACATCAACAAttcgaaaaacaaaatgatctCGAGCAACATCGCCATAAAATATTCGAGGTTCACATTGAAAATCCTCGGGAACATGGAGAAGGCGTTGGAGGTGCTCAGAGGGGCCATCTCCAAGGACCCGAACAATCCGCGGCTCTACCTCCAGCTGATCGACCTGACGCTGCAGCAGAACGACGTCACGGAAACCGTCATAGTCGAGTTGATCGACTCGTTCCTGGATAAAGAGACAGCGGACGCGGACCAGAAGGTGCTGTTCGCCCAGAGAAAACTGGAGTATCTGGAGGACTTCGGCGCGGACATACAGTCGGTGCAGAAGGCGTACGAAGACTATCAGAAGTACATCAAGCAGAGCAAAGAGAGCGGCAAGAAGAAGGAATCCAAAAA CGATGCCACGTCTGCGGGCAAAAAAGACAAAACATCGAATCAGCAAACGTCACAGTCGAGTTCGTATGGGACTTACG GACAGTACAATTATTCGTACGGGCAGGGAGACCAATATCAGTACCAGGGTTGGCAGTATCCGCAGGGAGGCTATAGCGGGTACAACCAGTGGGGTTCGTACGGAGGGGGTTACAGCTATtag